The DNA sequence ATGTTCGTCGATTCTCACTGTCACATCAATTTCAAGGGTCTCGCCGACCGCCTGCCGGCCGTGCTCGAGAACATGCGCGAGCACGACGTCACCCATGCGCTGTGCGTCTCGGTCGATTTCGAGACGCTGCCCGAGGTGCTCGCGATCGCGCAGGCGCACGACAACGTGTACGCGTCGGTCGGCGTGCATCCCGATCACGAGGACGCGCATGATCCGACGCTCGCCGAGCTGATCGAGCTGGCCGCGCATCCGAAGGTCGTCGCGATCGGCGAGACGGGCCTCGACTACTACCGTCTCGAAGGCCGCTCGATCGCCGACATGGAATGGCAGCGCGAACGCTTTCGCACGCATATCCGCGCGGCGACCGCGACGATGAAGCCGCTGATCGTTCATACGCGCTCGTCGTCGGAAGACACGCTGCGGATCATGGCCGAGGAGCGTGCGCACGTGCCGGGCGGCGTGATGCACTGCTTCACCGAGCCGTGGCCGGTCGCCGAGCAGGCGCTCGCGCAGAACTTCCATATTTCGCTGTCGGGGATCGTCACGTTCAAGAACGCGACCGACGTGCAGGACGTCGCGCGGCGCGTGCCGCTCGAGCGGCTGCTGATCGAAACCGATTCGCCGTACCTTGCGCCGGTGCCGTATCGCGGCAAGCCGAATGAACCTGCGTACGTGAGCCATGTCGGACGCTTTATCGCCGCGCAACGCGGGATCGCCGTCGAGGCGCTCGCCGATGCGACGACGCAGAATTTTTTCCGGCTGTTCAGGATCGCCCGTTGAGCACGCGCGACCCGGCCGACAACCCAGGGAAGGA is a window from the Burkholderia vietnamiensis LMG 10929 genome containing:
- a CDS encoding TatD family hydrolase; amino-acid sequence: MFVDSHCHINFKGLADRLPAVLENMREHDVTHALCVSVDFETLPEVLAIAQAHDNVYASVGVHPDHEDAHDPTLAELIELAAHPKVVAIGETGLDYYRLEGRSIADMEWQRERFRTHIRAATATMKPLIVHTRSSSEDTLRIMAEERAHVPGGVMHCFTEPWPVAEQALAQNFHISLSGIVTFKNATDVQDVARRVPLERLLIETDSPYLAPVPYRGKPNEPAYVSHVGRFIAAQRGIAVEALADATTQNFFRLFRIAR